One genomic region from Pelorhabdus rhamnosifermentans encodes:
- the bioB gene encoding biotin synthase BioB encodes MSYDLIFSLGKKVLEGGNITFDEAMALTEVEEVDVPILLAMANKVREKFTGKAVDTCQIVNARSGGCSENCKFCAQSGHHEVKLDVYPLMTEEEIVQAAKKAETAGAYRFCIVTAGRGMEDDKDFEKILGAIRRIGKETHINRCCSLGTLQDEHVAALKAAGITRYHHNLETSSSYFDHICTTHTFEERVATIKKVKAAGLQACSGGIIGLGESWRNRIEMAFTLKELDVDSIPMNILNPVKGTALEGQPQIPPLEILQCFAIFRLILPTKILRYAGGKERNLGDLVPLGFLSGINGMLIGDYLTTKGRGASKDLTTVNELGLSPLCAKEV; translated from the coding sequence ATGAGTTACGATTTGATTTTTTCACTGGGTAAAAAAGTATTAGAAGGAGGCAACATTACTTTTGATGAGGCCATGGCTTTAACGGAAGTTGAGGAAGTCGATGTGCCTATTTTGCTTGCCATGGCCAACAAGGTACGTGAGAAATTCACGGGAAAAGCAGTGGATACCTGTCAGATTGTGAATGCCCGTTCAGGAGGATGCTCGGAAAACTGTAAATTCTGTGCGCAATCGGGTCATCATGAAGTCAAGCTTGATGTCTATCCTCTTATGACGGAAGAGGAAATTGTTCAGGCAGCTAAAAAGGCTGAAACAGCGGGGGCCTATCGCTTCTGTATTGTCACAGCTGGCAGAGGGATGGAAGACGATAAAGATTTTGAAAAAATTCTCGGTGCCATTCGTCGTATCGGCAAGGAAACCCATATCAATCGTTGTTGCTCCCTTGGTACCTTGCAAGACGAGCATGTGGCGGCACTGAAGGCCGCTGGTATTACACGCTATCATCATAATTTAGAAACCAGTTCCAGTTATTTTGACCACATCTGTACGACTCATACTTTTGAGGAACGTGTGGCAACAATAAAAAAAGTCAAGGCTGCTGGGCTCCAGGCCTGTTCGGGGGGGATTATTGGCTTGGGTGAATCATGGCGCAATCGGATTGAAATGGCTTTTACGTTAAAAGAACTTGATGTGGATTCTATCCCCATGAATATTTTAAATCCGGTGAAAGGCACGGCCTTGGAGGGTCAGCCGCAAATTCCGCCGCTGGAAATATTACAGTGTTTTGCTATTTTTCGGCTGATTTTGCCTACGAAGATTCTTCGGTATGCAGGCGGCAAGGAACGAAATCTCGGTGATTTAGTACCCCTTGGCTTCTTGTCCGGTATTAATGGTATGCTTATTGGTGACTATTTGACAACGAAAGGCCGTGGGGCTTCGAAAGATTTAACTACAGTCAATGAGCTTGGACTCAGTCCGTTATGTGCGAAAGAGGTATAA